A region from the Linepithema humile isolate Giens D197 chromosome 1, Lhum_UNIL_v1.0, whole genome shotgun sequence genome encodes:
- the lqf gene encoding epsin-2 isoform X4 — MAMQKMRRQGQDVMQVNLAGIRRDIMNLAHNYSNAQKAVRKATSNDPWGPSSTLMAEIADLTYNVVAFTEIMQMLWKRLNDHGKNWRHVYKALVLLEYLIKTGSEKVAQQCKENIFAIQTLKDFQYMDGHKDQGINVREKAKQLVALLKDDERLRNERARALKAKERFAQSVSGFGSDGMDTMSPGSSDFQDWEPCHLSEPTARRATELEAARPQTVGEEELQLQLALAMSREEAEQEEQRRRSDDVRLQLALSQSQQDFKTPQSEKQSHMMDLLDVNLGEASGGPSSVQTDPWGIPIAAPPPRPQPQNDPWSVPTTSTTSPPIDPWTPVPPQRPTAAIDPWRAPAPSPATVVSPPRTNDPWSPVPSTTTESETNKPQTAQDGVKSPSPSFNNSALTQNIGFAAQSPQNIGFNLPPVSSATTASNGFNGAGLGFSNFSTQNNGNAAATSPLSDLDEFDVITNRGKVGASPQTVNNGGTASSGDPFDLGDIAENLPASTGAVKKTPQSFLGENSALVNLDNLVSASTIKPAAPTPTATMSYSANPFATVTPPPRPTINQIRQDPWTANTTSTANPFLS, encoded by the exons ATGGCAATGCAGAAg atgAGAAGACAAGGTCAAGACGTCATGCAGGTGAACCTAGCAGGTATTAGGCGAGATATTATGAATCTCGCCCATAATTATAGCAATGCTCag AAAGCTGTACGAAAAGCTACCAGCAATGATCCTTGGGGTCCAAGTAGTACACTTATGGCAGAAATTGCCGACTTAACATACAATGTTGTAGCATTTACGGAAATTATGCAAATGCTATGGAAAAGATTAAATGATCATGGGAAAAACTGGCGACATGTATACAAAGCCTTAGTCCTCTTAGAATATCTTATCAAGACGGGGAGTGAAAAGGTAGCGCAACAATGTAAAGAGAACATCTTTGCCATCCAAACTTTAAAAG attttcaaTACATGGATGGACATAAAGATCAAGGAATTAACGTGCGGGAAAAAGCAAAACAACTAGTGGCCTTATTAAAAGATGACGAGAGATTGAGAAATGAACGTGCTAGAGCATTGAAAGCAAAAGAGAGATTTGCACAGTCTGTTAGTGGATTTGGAAGTGATGGTATGGACACTATGTCGCCTGGTAGTAGTGAT ttccAAGATTGGGAGCCTTGTCACTTATCGGAACCAACGGCTAGACGTGCAA CGGAACTGGAAGCCGCAAGACCGCAAACAGTAGGCGAAGAAGAATTACAACTGCAACTAGCCTTGGCTATGTCTAGAGAGGAAGCGGAGCAAGAAGAACAAAGAAGGCGCAGCGATGACGTTAGATTGCAATTAGCCCTTAGTCAGAGTCAGCAAGATTTCAA AACTCCGCAATCCGAGAAGCAAAGTCATATGATGGATTTACTCGATGTAAATTTGGGCGAGGCAAGCGGCGGCCCAAGTTCTGTACAAACTGACCCATGGGGTATCCCGATAGCTGCGCCGCCGCCTAGACCGCAG CCGCAGAACGATCCGTGGAGTGTTCCAACAACGAGTACCACATCGCCTCCAATAGATCCATGGACACCAGTTCCTCCACAGCGACCAA CGGCTGCTATCGATCCATGGCGTGCACCTGCCCCATCTCCGGCTACAGTCGTGTCTCCTCCTCGTACGAACGATCCTTGGTCACCAGTTCCATCTACGACTACTGAATCAGAGACGAATAAGCCGCAG aCGGCCCAAGATGGCGTGAAATCCCCATCGCCGTCTTTTAACAATTCAGCCCTAACGCAAAACATCGGCTTTGCAGCGCAATCGCCTCAGAATATAGGTTTCAATTTGCCGCCAGTGTCTTCGGCCACTACTGCCAGCAACGGTTTCAACGGTGCGGGGCTGGGCTTTAGCAATTTTTCCACTCAGAACAACGGTAACGCCGCCGCGACAAGTCCGCTCAGCGATTTAGATGAATTCGACGTAATCACTAACAGAGGAAAAGTTGGAGCTAGTCCACAGACGGTGAACAATG gAGGCACGGCATCCTCGGGAGATCCTTTTGATCTGGGAGACATAGCTGAAAATCTTCCCGCTAGTACTGGCGCCGTGAAAAAGACACCACAATCCTTTTTAGGAGAAAATTCTGCGCTCGTCAATTTGGATAATCTTGTTAGTGCTTCGACAATTAAACCTGCAGCTCCTACGCCCACAG CAACCATGTCATACTCAGCAAATCCGTTTGCAACTGTGACGCCACCACCCCGTCCTACAATCAATCAGATTCGACAGGATCCATGGACAGCGAATACAACTTCTACGGCTAATCCGTTCCTCTCGTAG
- the lqf gene encoding epsin-2 isoform X1 yields MAMQKMRRQGQDVMQVNLAGIRRDIMNLAHNYSNAQKAVRKATSNDPWGPSSTLMAEIADLTYNVVAFTEIMQMLWKRLNDHGKNWRHVYKALVLLEYLIKTGSEKVAQQCKENIFAIQTLKDFQYMDGHKDQGINVREKAKQLVALLKDDERLRNERARALKAKERFAQSVSGFGSDGMDTMSPGSSDFQDWEPCHLSEPTARRATELEAARPQTVGEEELQLQLALAMSREEAEQEEQRRRSDDVRLQLALSQSQQDFKTPQSEKQSHMMDLLDVNLGEASGGPSSVQTDPWGIPIAAPPPRPQSLDLSQFHEYQPQNDPWSVPTTSTTSPPIDPWTPVPPQRPTAAIDPWRAPAPSPATVVSPPRTNDPWSPVPSTTTESETNKPQTAQDGVKSPSPSFNNSALTQNIGFAAQSPQNIGFNLPPVSSATTASNGFNGAGLGFSNFSTQNNGNAAATSPLSDLDEFDVITNRGKVGASPQTVNNGGTASSGDPFDLGDIAENLPASTGAVKKTPQSFLGENSALVNLDNLVSASTIKPAAPTPTATMSYSANPFATVTPPPRPTINQIRQDPWTANTTSTANPFLS; encoded by the exons ATGGCAATGCAGAAg atgAGAAGACAAGGTCAAGACGTCATGCAGGTGAACCTAGCAGGTATTAGGCGAGATATTATGAATCTCGCCCATAATTATAGCAATGCTCag AAAGCTGTACGAAAAGCTACCAGCAATGATCCTTGGGGTCCAAGTAGTACACTTATGGCAGAAATTGCCGACTTAACATACAATGTTGTAGCATTTACGGAAATTATGCAAATGCTATGGAAAAGATTAAATGATCATGGGAAAAACTGGCGACATGTATACAAAGCCTTAGTCCTCTTAGAATATCTTATCAAGACGGGGAGTGAAAAGGTAGCGCAACAATGTAAAGAGAACATCTTTGCCATCCAAACTTTAAAAG attttcaaTACATGGATGGACATAAAGATCAAGGAATTAACGTGCGGGAAAAAGCAAAACAACTAGTGGCCTTATTAAAAGATGACGAGAGATTGAGAAATGAACGTGCTAGAGCATTGAAAGCAAAAGAGAGATTTGCACAGTCTGTTAGTGGATTTGGAAGTGATGGTATGGACACTATGTCGCCTGGTAGTAGTGAT ttccAAGATTGGGAGCCTTGTCACTTATCGGAACCAACGGCTAGACGTGCAA CGGAACTGGAAGCCGCAAGACCGCAAACAGTAGGCGAAGAAGAATTACAACTGCAACTAGCCTTGGCTATGTCTAGAGAGGAAGCGGAGCAAGAAGAACAAAGAAGGCGCAGCGATGACGTTAGATTGCAATTAGCCCTTAGTCAGAGTCAGCAAGATTTCAA AACTCCGCAATCCGAGAAGCAAAGTCATATGATGGATTTACTCGATGTAAATTTGGGCGAGGCAAGCGGCGGCCCAAGTTCTGTACAAACTGACCCATGGGGTATCCCGATAGCTGCGCCGCCGCCTAGACCGCAG TCTTTGGATCTATCTCAGTTTCATGAATACCAG CCGCAGAACGATCCGTGGAGTGTTCCAACAACGAGTACCACATCGCCTCCAATAGATCCATGGACACCAGTTCCTCCACAGCGACCAA CGGCTGCTATCGATCCATGGCGTGCACCTGCCCCATCTCCGGCTACAGTCGTGTCTCCTCCTCGTACGAACGATCCTTGGTCACCAGTTCCATCTACGACTACTGAATCAGAGACGAATAAGCCGCAG aCGGCCCAAGATGGCGTGAAATCCCCATCGCCGTCTTTTAACAATTCAGCCCTAACGCAAAACATCGGCTTTGCAGCGCAATCGCCTCAGAATATAGGTTTCAATTTGCCGCCAGTGTCTTCGGCCACTACTGCCAGCAACGGTTTCAACGGTGCGGGGCTGGGCTTTAGCAATTTTTCCACTCAGAACAACGGTAACGCCGCCGCGACAAGTCCGCTCAGCGATTTAGATGAATTCGACGTAATCACTAACAGAGGAAAAGTTGGAGCTAGTCCACAGACGGTGAACAATG gAGGCACGGCATCCTCGGGAGATCCTTTTGATCTGGGAGACATAGCTGAAAATCTTCCCGCTAGTACTGGCGCCGTGAAAAAGACACCACAATCCTTTTTAGGAGAAAATTCTGCGCTCGTCAATTTGGATAATCTTGTTAGTGCTTCGACAATTAAACCTGCAGCTCCTACGCCCACAG CAACCATGTCATACTCAGCAAATCCGTTTGCAACTGTGACGCCACCACCCCGTCCTACAATCAATCAGATTCGACAGGATCCATGGACAGCGAATACAACTTCTACGGCTAATCCGTTCCTCTCGTAG
- the lqf gene encoding epsin-2 isoform X5: MAMQKMRRQGQDVMQVNLAGIRRDIMNLAHNYSNAQKAVRKATSNDPWGPSSTLMAEIADLTYNVVAFTEIMQMLWKRLNDHGKNWRHVYKALVLLEYLIKTGSEKVAQQCKENIFAIQTLKDFQYMDGHKDQGINVREKAKQLVALLKDDERLRNERARALKAKERFAQSVSGFGSDGMDTMSPGSSDFQDWEPCHLSEPTARRATELEAARPQTVGEEELQLQLALAMSREEAEQEEQRRRSDDVRLQLALSQSQQDFKTPQSEKQSHMMDLLDVNLGEASGGPSSVQTDPWGIPIAAPPPRPQSLDLSQFHEYQPQNDPWSVPTTSTTSPPIDPWTPVPPQRPTAAIDPWRAPAPSPATVVSPPRTNDPWSPVPSTTTESETNKPQTAQDGVKSPSPSFNNSALTQNIGFAAQSPQNIGFNLPPVSSATTASNGFNGAGLGFSNFSTQNNGNAAATSPLSDLDEFDVITNRGKVGASPQTVNNGGTASSGDPFDLGDIAENLPASTGAVKKTPQSFLGENSALVNLDNLVSASTIKPAAPTPTAFHWK, translated from the exons ATGGCAATGCAGAAg atgAGAAGACAAGGTCAAGACGTCATGCAGGTGAACCTAGCAGGTATTAGGCGAGATATTATGAATCTCGCCCATAATTATAGCAATGCTCag AAAGCTGTACGAAAAGCTACCAGCAATGATCCTTGGGGTCCAAGTAGTACACTTATGGCAGAAATTGCCGACTTAACATACAATGTTGTAGCATTTACGGAAATTATGCAAATGCTATGGAAAAGATTAAATGATCATGGGAAAAACTGGCGACATGTATACAAAGCCTTAGTCCTCTTAGAATATCTTATCAAGACGGGGAGTGAAAAGGTAGCGCAACAATGTAAAGAGAACATCTTTGCCATCCAAACTTTAAAAG attttcaaTACATGGATGGACATAAAGATCAAGGAATTAACGTGCGGGAAAAAGCAAAACAACTAGTGGCCTTATTAAAAGATGACGAGAGATTGAGAAATGAACGTGCTAGAGCATTGAAAGCAAAAGAGAGATTTGCACAGTCTGTTAGTGGATTTGGAAGTGATGGTATGGACACTATGTCGCCTGGTAGTAGTGAT ttccAAGATTGGGAGCCTTGTCACTTATCGGAACCAACGGCTAGACGTGCAA CGGAACTGGAAGCCGCAAGACCGCAAACAGTAGGCGAAGAAGAATTACAACTGCAACTAGCCTTGGCTATGTCTAGAGAGGAAGCGGAGCAAGAAGAACAAAGAAGGCGCAGCGATGACGTTAGATTGCAATTAGCCCTTAGTCAGAGTCAGCAAGATTTCAA AACTCCGCAATCCGAGAAGCAAAGTCATATGATGGATTTACTCGATGTAAATTTGGGCGAGGCAAGCGGCGGCCCAAGTTCTGTACAAACTGACCCATGGGGTATCCCGATAGCTGCGCCGCCGCCTAGACCGCAG TCTTTGGATCTATCTCAGTTTCATGAATACCAG CCGCAGAACGATCCGTGGAGTGTTCCAACAACGAGTACCACATCGCCTCCAATAGATCCATGGACACCAGTTCCTCCACAGCGACCAA CGGCTGCTATCGATCCATGGCGTGCACCTGCCCCATCTCCGGCTACAGTCGTGTCTCCTCCTCGTACGAACGATCCTTGGTCACCAGTTCCATCTACGACTACTGAATCAGAGACGAATAAGCCGCAG aCGGCCCAAGATGGCGTGAAATCCCCATCGCCGTCTTTTAACAATTCAGCCCTAACGCAAAACATCGGCTTTGCAGCGCAATCGCCTCAGAATATAGGTTTCAATTTGCCGCCAGTGTCTTCGGCCACTACTGCCAGCAACGGTTTCAACGGTGCGGGGCTGGGCTTTAGCAATTTTTCCACTCAGAACAACGGTAACGCCGCCGCGACAAGTCCGCTCAGCGATTTAGATGAATTCGACGTAATCACTAACAGAGGAAAAGTTGGAGCTAGTCCACAGACGGTGAACAATG gAGGCACGGCATCCTCGGGAGATCCTTTTGATCTGGGAGACATAGCTGAAAATCTTCCCGCTAGTACTGGCGCCGTGAAAAAGACACCACAATCCTTTTTAGGAGAAAATTCTGCGCTCGTCAATTTGGATAATCTTGTTAGTGCTTCGACAATTAAACCTGCAGCTCCTACGCCCACAG CATTTCATTGGAAATAA
- the lqf gene encoding epsin-2 isoform X2: MAMQKMRRQGQDVMQVNLAGIRRDIMNLAHNYSNAQKAVRKATSNDPWGPSSTLMAEIADLTYNVVAFTEIMQMLWKRLNDHGKNWRHVYKALVLLEYLIKTGSEKVAQQCKENIFAIQTLKDFQYMDGHKDQGINVREKAKQLVALLKDDERLRNERARALKAKERFAQSVSGFGSDGMDTMSPGSSDFQDWEPCHLSEPTARRAKLEAARPQTVGEEELQLQLALAMSREEAEQEEQRRRSDDVRLQLALSQSQQDFKTPQSEKQSHMMDLLDVNLGEASGGPSSVQTDPWGIPIAAPPPRPQSLDLSQFHEYQPQNDPWSVPTTSTTSPPIDPWTPVPPQRPTAAIDPWRAPAPSPATVVSPPRTNDPWSPVPSTTTESETNKPQTAQDGVKSPSPSFNNSALTQNIGFAAQSPQNIGFNLPPVSSATTASNGFNGAGLGFSNFSTQNNGNAAATSPLSDLDEFDVITNRGKVGASPQTVNNGGTASSGDPFDLGDIAENLPASTGAVKKTPQSFLGENSALVNLDNLVSASTIKPAAPTPTATMSYSANPFATVTPPPRPTINQIRQDPWTANTTSTANPFLS, encoded by the exons ATGGCAATGCAGAAg atgAGAAGACAAGGTCAAGACGTCATGCAGGTGAACCTAGCAGGTATTAGGCGAGATATTATGAATCTCGCCCATAATTATAGCAATGCTCag AAAGCTGTACGAAAAGCTACCAGCAATGATCCTTGGGGTCCAAGTAGTACACTTATGGCAGAAATTGCCGACTTAACATACAATGTTGTAGCATTTACGGAAATTATGCAAATGCTATGGAAAAGATTAAATGATCATGGGAAAAACTGGCGACATGTATACAAAGCCTTAGTCCTCTTAGAATATCTTATCAAGACGGGGAGTGAAAAGGTAGCGCAACAATGTAAAGAGAACATCTTTGCCATCCAAACTTTAAAAG attttcaaTACATGGATGGACATAAAGATCAAGGAATTAACGTGCGGGAAAAAGCAAAACAACTAGTGGCCTTATTAAAAGATGACGAGAGATTGAGAAATGAACGTGCTAGAGCATTGAAAGCAAAAGAGAGATTTGCACAGTCTGTTAGTGGATTTGGAAGTGATGGTATGGACACTATGTCGCCTGGTAGTAGTGAT ttccAAGATTGGGAGCCTTGTCACTTATCGGAACCAACGGCTAGACGTGCAA AACTGGAAGCCGCAAGACCGCAAACAGTAGGCGAAGAAGAATTACAACTGCAACTAGCCTTGGCTATGTCTAGAGAGGAAGCGGAGCAAGAAGAACAAAGAAGGCGCAGCGATGACGTTAGATTGCAATTAGCCCTTAGTCAGAGTCAGCAAGATTTCAA AACTCCGCAATCCGAGAAGCAAAGTCATATGATGGATTTACTCGATGTAAATTTGGGCGAGGCAAGCGGCGGCCCAAGTTCTGTACAAACTGACCCATGGGGTATCCCGATAGCTGCGCCGCCGCCTAGACCGCAG TCTTTGGATCTATCTCAGTTTCATGAATACCAG CCGCAGAACGATCCGTGGAGTGTTCCAACAACGAGTACCACATCGCCTCCAATAGATCCATGGACACCAGTTCCTCCACAGCGACCAA CGGCTGCTATCGATCCATGGCGTGCACCTGCCCCATCTCCGGCTACAGTCGTGTCTCCTCCTCGTACGAACGATCCTTGGTCACCAGTTCCATCTACGACTACTGAATCAGAGACGAATAAGCCGCAG aCGGCCCAAGATGGCGTGAAATCCCCATCGCCGTCTTTTAACAATTCAGCCCTAACGCAAAACATCGGCTTTGCAGCGCAATCGCCTCAGAATATAGGTTTCAATTTGCCGCCAGTGTCTTCGGCCACTACTGCCAGCAACGGTTTCAACGGTGCGGGGCTGGGCTTTAGCAATTTTTCCACTCAGAACAACGGTAACGCCGCCGCGACAAGTCCGCTCAGCGATTTAGATGAATTCGACGTAATCACTAACAGAGGAAAAGTTGGAGCTAGTCCACAGACGGTGAACAATG gAGGCACGGCATCCTCGGGAGATCCTTTTGATCTGGGAGACATAGCTGAAAATCTTCCCGCTAGTACTGGCGCCGTGAAAAAGACACCACAATCCTTTTTAGGAGAAAATTCTGCGCTCGTCAATTTGGATAATCTTGTTAGTGCTTCGACAATTAAACCTGCAGCTCCTACGCCCACAG CAACCATGTCATACTCAGCAAATCCGTTTGCAACTGTGACGCCACCACCCCGTCCTACAATCAATCAGATTCGACAGGATCCATGGACAGCGAATACAACTTCTACGGCTAATCCGTTCCTCTCGTAG
- the lqf gene encoding epsin-2 isoform X3, which translates to MRRQGQDVMQVNLAGIRRDIMNLAHNYSNAQKAVRKATSNDPWGPSSTLMAEIADLTYNVVAFTEIMQMLWKRLNDHGKNWRHVYKALVLLEYLIKTGSEKVAQQCKENIFAIQTLKDFQYMDGHKDQGINVREKAKQLVALLKDDERLRNERARALKAKERFAQSVSGFGSDGMDTMSPGSSDFQDWEPCHLSEPTARRATELEAARPQTVGEEELQLQLALAMSREEAEQEEQRRRSDDVRLQLALSQSQQDFKTPQSEKQSHMMDLLDVNLGEASGGPSSVQTDPWGIPIAAPPPRPQSLDLSQFHEYQPQNDPWSVPTTSTTSPPIDPWTPVPPQRPTAAIDPWRAPAPSPATVVSPPRTNDPWSPVPSTTTESETNKPQTAQDGVKSPSPSFNNSALTQNIGFAAQSPQNIGFNLPPVSSATTASNGFNGAGLGFSNFSTQNNGNAAATSPLSDLDEFDVITNRGKVGASPQTVNNGGTASSGDPFDLGDIAENLPASTGAVKKTPQSFLGENSALVNLDNLVSASTIKPAAPTPTATMSYSANPFATVTPPPRPTINQIRQDPWTANTTSTANPFLS; encoded by the exons atgAGAAGACAAGGTCAAGACGTCATGCAGGTGAACCTAGCAGGTATTAGGCGAGATATTATGAATCTCGCCCATAATTATAGCAATGCTCag AAAGCTGTACGAAAAGCTACCAGCAATGATCCTTGGGGTCCAAGTAGTACACTTATGGCAGAAATTGCCGACTTAACATACAATGTTGTAGCATTTACGGAAATTATGCAAATGCTATGGAAAAGATTAAATGATCATGGGAAAAACTGGCGACATGTATACAAAGCCTTAGTCCTCTTAGAATATCTTATCAAGACGGGGAGTGAAAAGGTAGCGCAACAATGTAAAGAGAACATCTTTGCCATCCAAACTTTAAAAG attttcaaTACATGGATGGACATAAAGATCAAGGAATTAACGTGCGGGAAAAAGCAAAACAACTAGTGGCCTTATTAAAAGATGACGAGAGATTGAGAAATGAACGTGCTAGAGCATTGAAAGCAAAAGAGAGATTTGCACAGTCTGTTAGTGGATTTGGAAGTGATGGTATGGACACTATGTCGCCTGGTAGTAGTGAT ttccAAGATTGGGAGCCTTGTCACTTATCGGAACCAACGGCTAGACGTGCAA CGGAACTGGAAGCCGCAAGACCGCAAACAGTAGGCGAAGAAGAATTACAACTGCAACTAGCCTTGGCTATGTCTAGAGAGGAAGCGGAGCAAGAAGAACAAAGAAGGCGCAGCGATGACGTTAGATTGCAATTAGCCCTTAGTCAGAGTCAGCAAGATTTCAA AACTCCGCAATCCGAGAAGCAAAGTCATATGATGGATTTACTCGATGTAAATTTGGGCGAGGCAAGCGGCGGCCCAAGTTCTGTACAAACTGACCCATGGGGTATCCCGATAGCTGCGCCGCCGCCTAGACCGCAG TCTTTGGATCTATCTCAGTTTCATGAATACCAG CCGCAGAACGATCCGTGGAGTGTTCCAACAACGAGTACCACATCGCCTCCAATAGATCCATGGACACCAGTTCCTCCACAGCGACCAA CGGCTGCTATCGATCCATGGCGTGCACCTGCCCCATCTCCGGCTACAGTCGTGTCTCCTCCTCGTACGAACGATCCTTGGTCACCAGTTCCATCTACGACTACTGAATCAGAGACGAATAAGCCGCAG aCGGCCCAAGATGGCGTGAAATCCCCATCGCCGTCTTTTAACAATTCAGCCCTAACGCAAAACATCGGCTTTGCAGCGCAATCGCCTCAGAATATAGGTTTCAATTTGCCGCCAGTGTCTTCGGCCACTACTGCCAGCAACGGTTTCAACGGTGCGGGGCTGGGCTTTAGCAATTTTTCCACTCAGAACAACGGTAACGCCGCCGCGACAAGTCCGCTCAGCGATTTAGATGAATTCGACGTAATCACTAACAGAGGAAAAGTTGGAGCTAGTCCACAGACGGTGAACAATG gAGGCACGGCATCCTCGGGAGATCCTTTTGATCTGGGAGACATAGCTGAAAATCTTCCCGCTAGTACTGGCGCCGTGAAAAAGACACCACAATCCTTTTTAGGAGAAAATTCTGCGCTCGTCAATTTGGATAATCTTGTTAGTGCTTCGACAATTAAACCTGCAGCTCCTACGCCCACAG CAACCATGTCATACTCAGCAAATCCGTTTGCAACTGTGACGCCACCACCCCGTCCTACAATCAATCAGATTCGACAGGATCCATGGACAGCGAATACAACTTCTACGGCTAATCCGTTCCTCTCGTAG
- the LOC105678158 gene encoding protein C10 has protein sequence MASVPGFTIETAKAILTDVLTALSTPENLQKLAEAKENSGNEMLKMMQFVFPLVTQIQMDVIKNYGFPEGREGTIQFAQLIRALEREDAEVAQLYSQVRSYFLPSVTINSSTEASL, from the exons ATGGCAAGCGTTCCTGGTTTTACAATAGAAACTGCAAAGg CTATATTGACAGATGTTCTGACAGCATTGAGCACACCAGAAAACTTGCAAAAACTCGCTGAGGCGAAAGAAAATTCTGGCAATgaaatgttgaaaatgatGCAGTTTGTATTTCCATTGGTAACACAAATTCAAATGGATGTCATAAAGAATTATGGATTTCCAGAAGGAAGAGAAG GTACCATACAATTTGCACAGCTCATTAGAGCTTTAGAGAGAGAAGATGCTGAAGTAGCGCAATTATATAGTCAGGTTCGTTCGTATTTTCTCCCATCAGTTACGATAAATTCTTCAACTGAAGCATCcctttaa